A section of the bacterium (Candidatus Blackallbacteria) CG13_big_fil_rev_8_21_14_2_50_49_14 genome encodes:
- the pcm gene encoding protein-L-isoaspartate O-methyltransferase (catalyzes the methyl esterification of L-isoaspartyl residues that are formed in damaged proteins), with product MQNWQTYRAELCSQLKRQGISEPVLRVCSHLPRHLFAPELNLEQAYADRAMPLGHGQTISQPSLVARMTELLELSGQERVLEIGTGSGYQTAFLAYLAREVFTLERISELSYQAAKLLLEQGLRNIHFKIGDGYLGWAEQAPFDRILLTAAPPQLPEALLGQLAEGGLLVGPVGPQYEVQKLLRVRRRAQKLEYESCGDVVFVPMLKGL from the coding sequence ATGCAAAATTGGCAGACATACAGGGCTGAACTTTGTTCGCAACTGAAGCGGCAGGGGATTTCTGAGCCTGTTCTCAGGGTGTGTAGTCACTTACCCCGCCATCTCTTTGCTCCCGAATTAAACCTGGAACAGGCCTATGCTGATCGTGCCATGCCATTGGGGCATGGACAGACCATTTCTCAACCTTCCTTGGTGGCCCGCATGACAGAGTTGCTTGAATTGAGTGGGCAGGAAAGGGTTTTAGAAATAGGCACGGGTTCAGGATATCAAACGGCTTTTCTTGCGTATTTGGCCCGTGAGGTCTTTACCCTGGAACGTATTTCTGAGCTTTCCTATCAGGCGGCGAAACTTCTCCTGGAACAGGGCCTGCGCAATATTCATTTCAAAATCGGCGATGGTTATCTAGGCTGGGCAGAACAGGCCCCTTTTGACCGGATTTTACTGACGGCTGCTCCCCCCCAACTTCCTGAAGCCTTGCTCGGGCAACTGGCAGAGGGCGGTTTGCTTGTAGGGCCTGTTGGACCTCAGTATGAGGTTCAAAAGCTGCTGCGTGTGCGCCGCAGGGCTCAGAAATTGGAATATGAAAGCTGCGGCGATGTGGTTTTCGTGCCGATGCTCAAGGGGCTTTGA